The following coding sequences lie in one Metopolophium dirhodum isolate CAU chromosome 5, ASM1992520v1, whole genome shotgun sequence genomic window:
- the LOC132945334 gene encoding replication factor C subunit 4, producing the protein MDSFLKTGKINQDQQSTSSGLKSKDGSRGISSSTTPWVEKYRPRTVDEVSEQSEIVAVLKQCLEQGADMPHLLFYGPPGTGKTSTIIAAARQLFGDMYKNRMLELNASDDRGIQVIRDKVKTFAQLTASDRRPDGKPCPPFKIVVLDEADSMTAPAQAALRRTIERETKTTRFCLICNYVSCIIDPLTSRCSKFRFKPLSHDIMLTRLEHICKEEGVKCAPRVLARLVDASGGDMRRAITSLQSTARLKGEDGIEEVDVLEVVGTVPDIWLDRMIDMGRMYDYQKMDGFVEDLIFEAYSASQILEQLHDKIVFSTDLKDNQKAIVCKSISICAYRLQEGCSEYVTLLNLLCSVAKALKG; encoded by the coding sequence ATGGATTCTTTTCTAAAAACCGGAAAAATCAACCAAGATCAACAATCAACTAGCAGTGGTCTCAAGAGTAAAGATGGATCACGAGGAATTTCTAGTAGCACCACACCTTGGGTGGAGAAATATCGACCTCGTACAGTTGATGAGGTATCTGAGCAGTCAGAGATTGTGGCTGTACTAAAACAATGTTTAGAACAAGGTGCCGATATGCCTCACTTATTGTTTTATGGACCACCTGGAACTGGTAAAACTAGTACCATAATCGCAGCTGCCCGCCAGCTATTTGGAGATATGTACAAAAACCGAATGCTTGAACTTAATGCATCTGATGATCGTGGTATTCAAGTTATTCGAGATAAAGTTAAAACTTTTGCACAGCTTACAGCTTCTGACCGAAGACCAGATGGTAAACCTTGTCCACCGTTCAAAATTGTTGTGTTAGATGAAGCTGACTCAATGACAGCACCTGCTCAAGCAGCGCTTAGGCGTACTATTGAACGAGAGACGAAGACTACTAGATTTTGCCTTATTTGTAATTATGTGAGTTGCATTATTGACCCATTGACGTCCCGTTGCTCCAAATTCAGATTCAAACCTTTATCGCATGACATAATGCTAACTCGTCTTGAGCACATATGTAAAGAAGAAGGAGTAAAATGTGCACCACGGGTGCTGGCACGATTGGTTGATGCTTCCGGTGGAGATATGCGTAGGGCAATTACATCACTCCAAAGCACAGCTAGATTAAAAGGAGAAGATGGTATTGAAGAAGTAGATGTTCTAGAAGTTGTTGGCACTGTTCCAGACATCTGGTTAGATCGTATGATAGATATGGGTCGCATGTACGACTATCAAAAAATGGATGGTTTTGTGGAAGATCTAATATTTGAGGCATATTCAGCATCTCAGATTTTAGAGCAATTGCATGATAAAATAGTGTTTTCAACAGATTTAAAAGACAATCAGAAGGCAATAGTTTGTAAATCTATTAGTATTTGTGCTTATAGACTACAAGAAGGTTGTAGTGAATATGTCACTCTTTTAAATCTTCTATGTTCAGTTGCTAAAGCATTAAAAGGTTAA
- the LOC132945336 gene encoding density-regulated protein homolog, producing the protein MAEEESNSKPSYPLKVFYCGNCSLPPEYCDFSSDTDRCREWLEKYLPDEFNRIMTCSGTAGGDDSDEKKRQKRGGKGMVKSKKKDDGPKQVCLSRAPRGKKKSVTVVTGLSTFNIDLKVAAKFFGTKFACGSSVTGEDEIVIQGDVKDDLFDIIPEKWPEIDEDYIEDLGDLKR; encoded by the exons ATGGCTGAAGAAGAATCAAATTCCAAGCCTTCATATCCTTTGAAAGTGTTTTATTGCGGTAACTGTTCACTTCCTCCAGAATACTGTGACTTTTCCTCAGACACGGATCGTTGCCGGGAATGGCTTGAAAAGTATTTACCTGATGAGTTTAATAGGATTATGACATGTAGTGGGACTGCTGGTGGTGATGACTCCGATGAGAAAAAACGTCAAAAACGTGGTGGAAAAGGTATGGTTAAGTCAAAGAAGAAAGATGATGGGCCCAAACAA gtatgtttatCCAGAGCACCAAGAGGCAAAAAGAAATCTGTTACTGTTGTAACTGGCTTGAGTACATTTAACATTGATTTAAAAGTTGCAGCTAAATTTTTTGGTACTAAATTTGCTTGTGGATCAAGCGTGACAGGCGAAGATGAAATTGTCATACAAGGTGATGTCAAAGATGACCTGTTTGATATAATACCTGAAAAATGGCCCGAAATTGATGAAGATTACATTGAAGACCTTGGAGATCTTAAACGGTGA
- the LOC132945333 gene encoding WD repeat-containing protein 76-like, with translation MIKIDNLSPSKMDDIESMSDDEDENLTYEQQREKRMKKNEEMLDILGVNQAAKTLVNCLQKQTPVKKAKPKNTSLKPERRSLRIANLPASQDYHLPGESELKSNNSESSKKYDSYETNFKDQRSISIPEEDSDFVEKLNDDLAIKEAVKDFHVLPSHKFVHVLKSLDMYTPSIKVSEKRIYSLAIHPSETSLIVAAGDLRGNISLYNNKNSEMREYRLHDAPVNCISFCTWDPHKLFSTSHDGSARCGDIVKRTFDIIYKTEWRNQSKSKMNHATWHTEFERNLLIGNGSGHVDLVDTRTPNKIINTAWCHERSVRTVQCHPLEKHHFLTSSGIGEVSLWDIRKMTDQSINPVLQFEHPKSLTSAFFSASGTKMVSTCNDDNIRIFNTERLNSSVTKPVNIIPHNNHTGRWLSVFKAKWNPGRDNEFFVGSMLSPKRIQVYNCAGHVLHNLMSTNMTTYCSVIEVHPTQAIYVGGNGSGRLHIFSTKEQLT, from the exons ATGattaaaatcgataacttaTCGCCTTCAAAAATGGATGATATTGAAAGTATGTCTgatgatgaagatgaaaatTTGACATATGAACAACAAAGAGaaaaaagaatgaaaaaaaatgaagaaatgtTGGA tatacttgGTGTAAATCAGGCTGCAAAAACATTGgtaaattgtttacaaaaacAGACTCCAGTTAAAAAAGCTAAACCTAAAAATACAAGCtt aaaacctgAGAGACGTTCATTGAGAATAGCTAATTTGCCTGCATCTCAAGATTATCATCTCCCTGGGGAATCTGAATTAAAATCTAACAATTCTGAAAGTTCTAAGAAATATGATTCTTATGAAACTAATTTTAAAGATCAAA gaTCTATATCAATACCAGAAGAAGACTctgattttgttgaaaaactGAATGATGACTTAGCCATTAAGGAAGCTGTTAAAGATTTTCATGTGTTACCAAGTCATAA atttgttCATGTGTTAAAAAGTCTGGATATGTATACACCATCAATAAAAGTGTCAGAAAAACGTATCTACTCTCTTGCTATTCATCCATCGGAAACTTCTTTGATAGTTGCAGCAGGGGACCTGAGAGGAAACATat cattgtataacaataaaaattcaGAAATGCGCGAGTATAGACTTCATGATGCTCCTGTTAATTGCATTTCATTTTGCACTTGGGATCCACATAAGTTGTTTTCAACTAGTCATGATGGGTCGGCCAGATGTGGTGACATTGTTAAACGAACTTTTGATATT atctaTAAAACAGAATGGAGGAATCAAAGTAAATCAAAAATGAACCATGCCACATGGCACACTGAATTTGAAAGAAATCTCCTCATAGGAAATG gTTCTGGTCATGTAGATTTGGTTGATACACGAacaccaaataaaattattaacactGCCTGGTGCCATGAAAGATCTGTGCGTACAGTTCAATGCCACCCATTGGAAAAACATCACTTTTTAACTTCATCTGGAATTGG aGAAGTTTCTTTGTGGGACATAAGAAAAATGACTGACCAATCAATTAATCCAGTTTTACAATTTGAGCATCCTAAATCATTGACAAGTGCATTTTTTTCTGCCTCTGGTACTAAGATGGTGTCAACATGTAACGATGACAACATTAGAATCTTTAATACTGAAAGATTAAATTCAAGTGTTACAA aacccGTAAACATAATTCCACATAACAATCATACAGGACGTTGGCTTTCTGTATTTAAAGCTAAATGGAATCCTGGAAGAGATAATGAATTCTTCGTTGGATCAATGCTATCACCAAAAAga ATACAAGTTTACAATTGTGCCGGACATGTATTGCACAATCTAATGTCTACAAATATGACTACATATTGTTCAGTCATAGAAGTACATCCCACTCAGGCTATTTATGTCGGAGGAAATGGATCTGGTCGTTTGCATATATTTAGCACCAAGGAACAACTAacataa
- the LOC132945332 gene encoding splicing factor 3B subunit 2 → MYEPEVFEEDLLIPPGEDVALPPALEQALNYIQTTEYSQEDNTEVVQPIIEDVEDDEDDDDDDDEEEEQVVKMSTKDRKVAKRRKKKYKKKKKKQLKNEQKVKEITSLDKENKVEKLEIEVEYIQETVSVFDLKPMYRQYTKVFEIFKIPEPEQKTADLDGSQEATLPSLDLKKVPKLPEQEDDDDLRDKDGENQHKGPDKLSRRQFKKVTRLSVAELKQLVSRPDVVEMHDVTARDPHLLIQLKAHRNTVPVPRHWCFKRKYLQGKRGIEKPPFDLPDFIKRTGIMEMRAAHQEKEDEKSLKNKMRERVRPKMGKIDIDYKKLHDAFFKLQTKPRLSLHGDLYYEGKEYETKLREKKPGDLSAELRTALGMPVGHNAHKVPPPWLIAMQRYGPPPSYPALKIPGLNAPIPEGCSFGYHAGGWGKPPVDERGRPLYGNVFGTPSDYDESHVAEEQIDKSMWGEPDSESDAEESEEEEEEEEVKETEEVAIDASGIATPVAEGLATPSGIMSGLPSGYETPEYIELRKRKIESEMESSEQQPLYHVLPEKKVDTVRGSMMASTHMYDIPTAAANKPGEVEVSLDPSELELAGDVEAMAARYEQRMKDQQGGEDDGTETEKKKGQKRKAAQEAKTSKKYKDFKF, encoded by the coding sequence ATGTATGAACCAGAAGTTTTCGAAGAAGATTTGCTAATTCCACCTGGTGAAGATGTTGCTCTTCCCCCAGCCCTTGAACAAGCATTGAACTATATTCAAACAACAGAATATTCACAAGAAGACAACACTGAAGTTGTACAGCCTATAATTGAAGATGTTGAGGATGATGAagatgacgatgacgatgatgatgaagaagaagaaCAAGTAGTTAAAATGTCTACTAAAGATCGTAAAGTAGCTAAAAGAAGGAAGAAaaagtataagaaaaaaaagaagaagcAGTTGAAAAATGAGCAAAAAGTAAAAGAAATAACATCTTTAGACAAAGAGAACAAGgttgaaaaattagaaattgaGGTTGAATACATACAAGAAACTGTAAGCGTGTTTGACCTTAAACCTATGTATAGGCAATATACTAAAGTGtttgagattttcaaaattcctGAACCAGAACAAAAAACAGCAGATCTAGATGGTAGTCAAGAAGCTACTTTGCCCAGCTTAGATTTAAAGAAAGTGCCTAAGCTCCCTGAGCAAGAGGATGATGATGATCTTAGAGATAAAGATGGAGAAAATCAGCACAAGGGTCCTGATAAGTTGTCAAGAAGACAATTTAAAAAGGTTACTCGTTTAAGTGTAGCTGAACTAAAACAACTTGTTTCTAGACCAGATGTTGTAGAAATGCATGATGTGACTGCTAGAGATCCTCATCTCTTAATACAGTTAAAAGCACATCGTAACACAGTGCCTGTACCTCGCCATTGGTGCTTCAAGCGTAAGTATTTACAAGGCAAACGAGGTATTGAAAAGCCGCCATTTGATTTGCCTGATTTTATTAAGCGTACTGGTATCATGGAAATGAGAGCTGCCCATCAAGAAAAAGAAgatgaaaaatcattaaaaaataaaatgagagAAAGGGTTAGACCCAAAATGGGAAAAATagatattgattataaaaaattacatgatGCATTTTTCAAATTGCAAACTAAACCAAGGTTATCTCTCCATGGTGACTTGTACTATGAAGGCAAAGAATACGAGACTAAACTTAGAGAAAAGAAACCTGGTGATTTAAGCGCTGAATTGCGTACTGCTTTAGGTATGCCGGTTGGTCATAACGCTCACAAAGTTCCTCCACCGTGGCTTATTGCTATGCAACGTTATGGTCCACCACCGTCTTATCCAGCTCTTAAAATTCCTGGTCTTAATGCTCCCATTCCCGAAGGATGTTCTTTCGGTTACCATGCTGGTGGTTGGGGTAAACCTCCTGTAGATGAACGTGGTCGACCTCTTTATGGAAATGTGTTTGGTACACCGTCTGATTATGATGAATCCCATGTAGCTGAAGAGCAGATTGATAAATCTATGTGGGGAGAACCAGATTCCGAATCAGACGCAGAAGAAAGCGAAGAAGAAGAAGAGGAAGAAGAAGTAAAGGAAACTGAAGAAGTAGCAATTGATGCTAGTGGTATTGCTACACCGGTTGCTGAAGGCTTAGCTACACCATCAGGAATTATGTCTGGATTACCAAGTGGTTACGAAACACCCGAATATATTGAATTAAGAAAACGTAAGATTGAATCTGAAATGGAAAGTAGTGAGCAACAACCACTCTACCATGTTTTACCAGAAAAGAAGGTAGACACTGTTCGTGGCTCTATGATGGCATCTACACACATGTATGACATACCAACTGCCGCGGCAAATAAACCTGGCGAAGTTGAAGTCAGTTTAGATCCATCTGAATTGGAATTGGCTGGAGATGTAGAAGCTATGGCAGCTAGATATGAGCAAAGAATGAAGGACCAACAGGGCGGGGAAGACGATGGCACAGAGACCGAAAAGAAGAAAGGACAAAAACGGAAAGCTGCTCAAGAAGCAAAAACaagcaaaaaatataaagatttcaaattttaa
- the LOC132945335 gene encoding tetratricopeptide repeat protein 9C-like, which produces MNRIPVCEVIDQRPLADKDESPPPSSVFRPLIGDECSVTLMDVRLQAPLTDCGPSTWFNGTDRVLVFVLGEADCVVDRGLEAVVAGMRPGELREFCVGDGRGGRVNGRVRLSAVRKAAGGASWRGDDRLKLTEAARHKDVGNRLYGQGRFADAFHRFNRAARAVLFVRNVDAVRGDRDAMYTVVCNNMAACQLRLGNYEHARRLSGKALAVEPSNVKALVRRCQASAELRMFDGALVDAVRALDIEPGNVVAERYRDVAARGVDAQNARYGDMVKKMFA; this is translated from the coding sequence ATGAACAGGATTCCCGTTTGCGAGGTGATCGACCAGCGTCCGTTGGCCGACAAAGATgagtcgccgccgccgtcttcCGTGTTTCGACCGCTGATCGGAGACGAGTGCTCCGTCACGCTGATGGACGTGCGGCTGCAGGCCCCGTTGACCGACTGCGGCCCGTCCACGTGGTTCAACGGAACGGACCGCGTGCTGGTGTTTGTTCTCGGCGAAGCGGACTGCGTGGTGGATAGGGGCCTGGAAGCGGTGGTGGCCGGTATGCGACCGGGTGAGCTCCGGGAGTTTTGCGTGGGCGATGGACGTGGTGGCCGCGTTAATGGCCGCGTCCGGTTGTCGGCCGTGCGAAAGGCGGCTGGCGGAGCTAGCTGGCGCGGCGACGACAGGCTAAAACTGACGGAGGCAGCCCGACACAAGGACGTGGGCAATCGTCTGTACGGACAGGGCCGGTTCGCGGACGCGTTTCACCGGTTTAACCGGGCGGCCAGGGCGGTGTTGTTCGTCCGCAACGTGGACGCTGTCCGCGGCGACCGGGATGCCATGTACACCGTCGTGTGCAACAACATGGCCGCCTGCCAGTTGCGACTGGGCAACTACGAGCACGCCCGCCGGCTGTCCGGCAAGGCGCTGGCCGTCGAACCGAGCAACGTCAAAGCCCTGGTTCGCCGGTGCCAGGCGTCCGCCGAGCTCCGCATGTTCGACGGCGCCCTGGTCGACGCGGTCCGTGCCCTGGACATCGAACCCGGCAACGTGGTGGCCGAGCGTTACCGGGACGTGGCCGCGCGCGGTGTGGACGCCCAGAACGCCCGTTACGGCGACATGGTCAAGAAGATGTTTGCCTGA